Proteins from a single region of Candidatus Brocadiia bacterium:
- the purM gene encoding phosphoribosylformylglycinamidine cyclo-ligase — MKELTYKDAGVDTTTKDGVIDRILAMMRRTYDPRVIDLPWGFGGLFSLTSKDKLFAKNYKCPVLVSCTDGVGTKLKIAFMMNKHDTIGIDLVAMSINDLIVQGAEPLFFLDYIAIGKVNEKSLLDIVKGIVHGCEQSGCALLGGETAEMPGFYKAGEYEMAGFAVGIVDKNRIIRGDNVRPGDIVIGLASSGLHSNGYSLVRKVLIDKAKLKLGEYYPELKTTLGEELIKPTRIYARTIKGILTAYHSKRAIKSIANITGGGMIENIPRVIPPNINIEIDSSSWKPQPIFDFIRKHGNITSKEMFRVFNMGIGMVIIADSYYTGAMMRRLKKAGETPYLIGKAKKGSREVVIK, encoded by the coding sequence ATGAAAGAATTGACTTATAAGGATGCCGGTGTTGACACCACTACAAAAGACGGGGTAATAGATAGAATCTTGGCAATGATGCGACGTACTTACGACCCCCGGGTAATCGACCTGCCTTGGGGATTCGGAGGGCTATTTTCACTCACGTCTAAAGATAAGCTATTTGCTAAAAATTATAAGTGCCCGGTACTGGTCAGCTGCACCGATGGTGTCGGGACAAAGCTCAAGATCGCTTTCATGATGAACAAACACGATACTATCGGTATCGATCTTGTAGCCATGAGCATTAATGATCTGATTGTTCAGGGCGCGGAGCCGTTATTCTTCCTAGATTATATTGCCATAGGCAAAGTTAACGAAAAATCCTTACTTGACATTGTTAAGGGCATAGTCCACGGCTGTGAACAGTCCGGATGCGCGTTACTGGGCGGCGAAACCGCTGAAATGCCCGGATTCTACAAAGCTGGTGAATATGAAATGGCCGGATTTGCTGTCGGGATTGTCGATAAAAACCGCATCATACGCGGGGACAATGTCCGTCCAGGAGATATAGTAATCGGACTTGCTTCAAGCGGACTACACAGTAACGGATACTCGCTAGTCAGAAAAGTTTTAATAGATAAAGCCAAACTCAAGCTGGGAGAATATTATCCCGAATTAAAAACGACTCTCGGCGAAGAATTGATAAAGCCAACTAGGATATACGCCAGGACAATTAAAGGAATACTGACTGCTTACCACTCAAAACGCGCCATAAAAAGTATTGCCAACATTACCGGAGGAGGCATGATAGAAAATATCCCCCGCGTCATCCCCCCGAATATTAACATCGAAATAGATTCGTCGTCATGGAAGCCTCAACCAATATTTGACTTTATTCGGAAACATGGCAATATCACATCTAAAGAAATGTTCCGGGTTTTCAATATGGGAATCGGCATGGTAATTATCGCCGACTCCTACTATACTGGAGCAATGATGCGCAGACTTAAAAAAGCGGGAGAAACACCTTATCTTATCGGTAAAGCGAAAAAAGGGTCTCGCGAAGTAGTTATTAAATAG
- a CDS encoding kelch repeat-containing protein translates to MQRRIVLSICALLFLSSLFIAAKGSCVSNRTKINTDSSRFSMLSPTSGAVNVSYKTPVFTWTDLDSEQNYILQIDNESNFDTPVYVNDGIPPDTTSFTLPIGRLLRNTTYWWRILAVDLHTSERITASNAPFSFTTADILTAPEAFDLISPNNGDIVYGLTPILSWSNPETGKTFTLQVDNNSAFTSTPLIYTTSITSSGASTTSCTIPASTLEVYKTYYWRVVAVNEMGQTPATNAPWSFYTMGPLPGEFSLITPTYNSVQYTLTPTFYWGMSSDAQYHTMEISITDTFTSPVTRTISPAVYPATCTTYTYATSPSDSFVLEVRQKYYWRVFSNNTSRPYLPSRDGVLGYIEIPGAVSSSYSAFTTFQPGEAPEPFTMITPTNTARNVIQSQVFQWSYSTGTATYTLQIDNNSNFLSPEFSDNAIPSNVIDTSTRPITPGILWAGTTYYWRVIAVNSNGQVTATGAPWSFTIRPWAEDTPTTIEQLFPGRAGHTAIWTGTEMVIWGGRGANDEYYNSGWKYNPSNNEWVDVAMTNAPVSRAYHTAVWDSARGNMLIWGGWNGTTTHGSGGILNIDLNTWVAITTTGAPLSRTDHTAIWVSSKNAMFVWGGGWQGVEYFNDGFKYTYSVDWTTNPVSITDSWSQRSPYAFDTNNTSSALSGRLKHTAIWGYDDGGADIFAPSITGTAPSSPGRNDGWEMYVWGGYNGAWFLSDGARYSDDINNWKRITTDSPCPTARYKHTAVWTGAEMVIWGGQYGGTYLNSGAKFYPGRPAYTYYGAWADIVNYSYTYDPSRGYYYTSVYSPINGWTTINTAGSPAPRSGHTAVIASTVGKMLVWGGRDASTYLNSGGMYDTFSDIWTPMSSLNAPQGREEHTAVWSGTEMLAWGGFRDTTFYSDGGRFNPTTNTWTPIASPSSLGIAARERHTAVWTGTEMIMWGGDIGFTSTLKSGARYNPTSNKWGSVSLSNSPAARTQHTSIWIPAVVTNTTVSETMISWGGYSGTAWLNTGAIYNPRTNTWSSINSSLGNTPSIRAGHIAVWDDVYEQMIIWGGADGTNYLNTGARYNPGSGGSWLSSTTTGAPSVRSQHTAVWTGTEMLIWGGFNEDSGNVVRLQTGARYNSNPAGDSWTAITTASAPVSRSGHTAVWAPGYGMMVWGGESAINVPLNTGSVYSTTANTWVTITTPATITARAFHTAVWTGTEMVVFGGWNGTVYMKDGGRYDPITDTWKSFDITTTTERAYHSAVWVGPPSNQIILWGGAILGGYTNTGVRYVPMD, encoded by the coding sequence ATGCAAAGACGTATCGTACTATCTATCTGCGCATTACTATTCCTGAGTTCTTTGTTCATCGCGGCCAAGGGCTCGTGCGTTTCAAACCGCACCAAAATAAATACCGACTCCAGCAGATTTTCCATGCTATCGCCGACTAGCGGCGCCGTGAACGTTTCCTACAAAACGCCGGTATTTACATGGACCGACCTTGACAGCGAACAGAACTATATTTTGCAAATAGATAATGAAAGCAATTTTGACACCCCGGTTTATGTGAACGACGGCATTCCGCCTGACACCACGTCTTTTACGCTGCCGATAGGAAGATTATTGAGGAACACCACATATTGGTGGCGCATCCTGGCGGTTGACCTACACACATCGGAAAGAATTACCGCCTCTAATGCGCCTTTTAGTTTCACCACAGCTGATATTTTAACCGCACCCGAGGCATTCGATTTAATCAGCCCGAATAACGGAGACATCGTATACGGACTCACCCCCATTTTAAGTTGGTCTAATCCCGAAACGGGAAAAACGTTTACCCTGCAGGTGGATAATAACAGCGCTTTTACAAGCACGCCGCTTATTTATACGACCAGTATAACATCATCCGGCGCCTCAACAACATCTTGTACGATTCCGGCAAGCACATTAGAAGTCTATAAAACGTACTATTGGAGAGTCGTTGCAGTCAATGAAATGGGGCAAACCCCGGCCACAAACGCACCTTGGTCGTTCTATACCATGGGACCGCTTCCGGGAGAATTCTCGCTGATAACCCCTACTTATAACAGCGTTCAATACACCTTAACGCCCACTTTTTACTGGGGAATGTCAAGCGATGCCCAATACCATACCATGGAAATATCCATAACCGATACTTTTACCAGCCCGGTTACCCGAACCATTTCACCGGCCGTTTATCCGGCCACCTGTACTACATATACTTATGCAACATCGCCTTCGGATAGTTTTGTTTTGGAAGTCCGGCAGAAATATTATTGGCGAGTATTTTCCAATAATACTTCCAGGCCTTACCTGCCCAGCCGAGATGGCGTACTCGGTTACATTGAAATACCCGGTGCGGTCAGTTCCTCTTATAGTGCGTTCACGACTTTCCAACCCGGCGAAGCGCCTGAGCCTTTCACCATGATTACTCCGACTAACACAGCGAGAAATGTAATTCAGTCTCAGGTATTTCAATGGTCTTACTCTACGGGGACTGCTACTTATACATTGCAGATAGACAATAACAGCAATTTCTTATCTCCGGAATTTTCAGACAACGCGATCCCGTCAAATGTCATTGATACCAGCACCAGGCCGATTACGCCTGGCATTTTGTGGGCCGGAACAACTTATTATTGGCGCGTTATCGCCGTGAACTCAAACGGGCAGGTAACAGCAACCGGCGCGCCGTGGTCGTTTACCATAAGGCCGTGGGCTGAAGATACGCCGACTACTATCGAACAGTTATTCCCGGGCCGGGCAGGCCATACGGCTATATGGACCGGTACGGAAATGGTTATCTGGGGCGGCCGAGGTGCCAATGATGAATACTACAACTCCGGATGGAAATATAATCCTTCAAATAACGAGTGGGTGGATGTAGCCATGACCAATGCGCCGGTATCCAGAGCATACCATACAGCGGTCTGGGACTCAGCCCGCGGCAATATGCTTATCTGGGGCGGATGGAACGGCACCACAACGCACGGCAGCGGCGGCATACTTAATATCGACCTTAATACCTGGGTCGCTATTACGACTACCGGCGCGCCTTTATCCAGAACCGACCATACGGCTATCTGGGTTTCTTCCAAAAATGCCATGTTTGTTTGGGGCGGCGGTTGGCAGGGTGTTGAGTATTTCAACGATGGATTTAAATATACCTATTCCGTAGACTGGACAACTAATCCTGTAAGCATCACTGACAGCTGGTCGCAAAGAAGTCCTTATGCTTTTGACACCAATAACACCAGTTCAGCATTAAGCGGCAGACTAAAGCATACGGCAATCTGGGGTTACGATGACGGTGGCGCAGATATTTTCGCTCCTTCGATAACCGGAACTGCACCATCATCGCCGGGACGGAATGACGGCTGGGAAATGTATGTCTGGGGCGGTTATAACGGCGCCTGGTTCTTGAGCGATGGAGCCCGTTATTCAGATGATATCAATAATTGGAAAAGAATAACCACGGACTCACCCTGTCCGACCGCAAGATATAAACATACGGCGGTGTGGACCGGAGCAGAAATGGTGATATGGGGTGGGCAATACGGCGGCACATATCTTAACAGCGGCGCAAAGTTTTATCCGGGCCGACCGGCATATACCTATTATGGCGCATGGGCTGACATTGTGAATTATTCTTACACGTATGACCCATCCAGAGGTTACTACTATACCTCGGTTTATTCGCCGATTAACGGATGGACAACGATAAATACGGCCGGCTCGCCGGCCCCCCGCTCAGGACATACCGCGGTAATAGCATCGACTGTAGGCAAAATGCTGGTTTGGGGCGGACGCGATGCATCCACGTATCTGAATAGCGGCGGCATGTATGATACCTTTTCTGATATATGGACTCCGATGTCCAGTTTAAATGCTCCTCAGGGCCGCGAAGAACACACTGCGGTCTGGTCCGGCACGGAAATGCTGGCATGGGGCGGATTCCGCGATACTACTTTCTATAGTGACGGCGGCAGGTTCAATCCAACCACTAATACATGGACGCCGATTGCGTCTCCTTCAAGCCTTGGAATCGCAGCCAGAGAGCGTCACACTGCGGTCTGGACCGGCACGGAAATGATTATGTGGGGCGGCGATATAGGATTCACTTCCACCTTGAAGTCCGGAGCCCGGTATAATCCGACTTCAAACAAATGGGGCTCGGTATCCCTGTCTAATTCACCTGCGGCCAGAACACAACATACATCTATTTGGATTCCTGCGGTAGTAACTAATACCACCGTAAGTGAAACAATGATATCCTGGGGTGGTTATAGCGGAACCGCTTGGTTAAATACCGGAGCAATCTATAACCCAAGAACAAACACCTGGTCATCAATAAACAGTAGCCTGGGCAATACCCCAAGCATCAGGGCCGGCCATATCGCCGTCTGGGATGATGTTTATGAACAAATGATTATTTGGGGCGGCGCAGACGGGACTAATTATCTTAATACTGGAGCACGTTACAATCCGGGATCGGGCGGTTCATGGCTATCAAGCACAACTACCGGCGCGCCATCAGTCAGATCGCAGCACACAGCCGTTTGGACTGGCACGGAAATGCTTATCTGGGGCGGTTTTAATGAAGATAGCGGCAACGTGGTCCGGTTACAAACAGGCGCCAGATATAATTCTAACCCGGCAGGTGACAGTTGGACCGCTATAACAACTGCCAGCGCCCCGGTTTCCAGATCAGGACATACAGCAGTTTGGGCGCCCGGATATGGCATGATGGTCTGGGGCGGCGAATCGGCTATAAACGTGCCACTTAACACCGGCAGCGTATATTCAACTACGGCAAACACTTGGGTAACCATTACCACTCCGGCTACCATTACAGCCAGAGCTTTCCACACGGCTGTATGGACCGGCACGGAAATGGTTGTCTTCGGCGGCTGGAATGGCACAGTTTATATGAAAGACGGCGGCCGATATGACCCCATAACCGACACATGGAAATCATTTGATATCACTACCACGACCGAGAGGGCTTATCATTCGGCTGTCTGGGTAGGACCGCCCAGTAATCAGATAATCCTCTGGGGCGGCGCAATTTTGGGCGGATATACCAATACCGGCGTAAGATATGTACCGATGGATTAA
- a CDS encoding SBBP repeat-containing protein, which translates to MRKTNLRYSLLVLLVIISLGLGLKFPGCVIWEDVKVEDKSGGSGDLLAPSNLGATPLASTRIDLTWTDNSFNESGFRVERSDDAGISYSQIGLAAENETVFSDETITVADIYYYRLCSYNLSGNSLYAGPISTSNTAPILPSLLTGTAKSYTQIDLVWQDNSNNETGFKVYRATDGVNFQLLKAILSDDPLYRTSPTAITATYTDAGLAPTTSYYYKVLSYNTGLGDSAYSNIIQVTTLSVTDLVKTWGGSSNEAFNKMTLGSDASIYLCGYSSSYGAGSRDALLMKYDSGGKITLQKTWGQTADDEATGIVLDNDKNIYISGRTYNFSSREGAVFLTKYNPFGTLQWSRLWDGNNSENANSMVRTTGGIYIVGETRSYGAGETDMLILKYTEEGSLTWTRTWGTPTAETANAIAADGSGNIYITGETNSVSTADVAIISMDPNANIRWRRMWIDNNNERGRAIAVSATGDVYIAGETDSSGAGSMDVVLYRYNSAGGIQWVRRWGGYRDDNPYGIAVDSSSGNIYICGTTDSFYTSKSLFLVAYNSLGDIQSQQVWEGTLDDSGFFIKSDQFSVFTCGSTRNKTTEGAWTNISGSAGSNFSYARTLSDNQVGGTTSAPGAVLAGPVTGAIDGTPAGVETGAGQDDTLLLRTRK; encoded by the coding sequence ATGAGAAAAACAAATCTTAGGTATTCTCTATTAGTCTTACTGGTCATCATAAGCCTGGGTTTAGGCCTTAAATTCCCGGGTTGCGTCATCTGGGAAGACGTAAAAGTAGAGGATAAATCCGGCGGCAGCGGCGATTTGCTGGCCCCATCCAATCTGGGCGCCACACCCCTGGCCTCGACCAGGATTGACCTGACCTGGACCGATAACTCTTTCAATGAAAGCGGATTCAGGGTGGAAAGAAGCGACGACGCCGGTATCAGCTATTCTCAAATCGGCCTGGCCGCGGAAAACGAGACCGTTTTCTCCGATGAAACCATTACCGTTGCCGATATATATTACTACCGGCTGTGTTCATACAACCTTTCGGGAAATTCCCTGTATGCCGGCCCGATATCAACCAGCAATACGGCTCCGATACTGCCCTCACTGCTGACCGGCACGGCTAAATCATACACCCAGATAGACCTGGTCTGGCAGGATAATTCCAATAACGAAACCGGGTTTAAAGTGTATCGCGCCACGGACGGCGTTAATTTCCAATTGCTTAAGGCCATCCTTTCGGACGACCCCTTATACCGAACATCGCCCACGGCCATAACCGCGACTTATACCGATGCCGGCCTGGCACCGACGACGTCTTACTATTACAAGGTTCTTTCCTACAACACCGGTTTGGGCGATTCGGCTTATTCAAACATCATCCAGGTAACAACGCTGTCCGTTACCGACCTGGTCAAGACCTGGGGCGGCAGTTCCAACGAAGCGTTCAACAAGATGACGCTCGGCTCAGACGCCAGCATCTACCTGTGCGGTTATTCCAGCAGTTACGGGGCCGGCAGCCGGGATGCCCTGCTGATGAAATATGACAGCGGCGGCAAGATTACTTTGCAAAAGACCTGGGGCCAGACCGCGGATGATGAAGCCACCGGCATTGTTCTGGACAATGACAAGAATATCTATATCAGCGGCCGGACGTATAATTTCTCTTCGAGAGAAGGCGCGGTTTTTTTAACCAAATATAATCCTTTCGGGACTTTGCAATGGTCAAGATTATGGGACGGCAATAATTCCGAAAACGCCAATTCGATGGTCCGGACAACGGGCGGTATTTATATCGTCGGGGAAACACGCAGTTACGGGGCCGGCGAAACAGATATGCTTATCTTGAAATACACCGAGGAAGGTTCACTGACCTGGACCAGGACCTGGGGCACGCCGACCGCGGAAACGGCTAATGCCATAGCGGCTGACGGCTCCGGCAACATATACATCACCGGCGAAACCAATTCCGTCAGCACGGCTGACGTGGCCATTATCAGCATGGACCCAAACGCCAATATCAGGTGGCGCCGCATGTGGATAGACAATAACAATGAGCGTGGACGGGCCATTGCCGTTTCGGCTACCGGAGACGTTTATATAGCCGGAGAAACTGATTCGTCCGGCGCCGGCTCTATGGATGTTGTGCTCTACAGGTATAACAGCGCCGGAGGTATTCAGTGGGTAAGACGATGGGGCGGCTACAGGGATGATAATCCTTACGGCATAGCCGTGGATTCATCCAGCGGCAATATTTATATTTGTGGAACAACCGACAGCTTTTACACCTCAAAATCCCTGTTCCTGGTCGCCTATAACTCTTTAGGCGACATACAAAGCCAACAGGTCTGGGAAGGAACGCTCGATGACAGCGGATTTTTCATTAAGTCAGACCAGTTTAGTGTTTTCACCTGCGGCAGCACCAGGAATAAAACAACCGAAGGGGCATGGACGAATATTTCGGGGTCCGCCGGCTCTAATTTTTCATATGCCCGGACTTTATCAGATAATCAGGTAGGCGGAACAACCAGCGCTCCGGGAGCCGTATTGGCCGGACCTGTTACCGGGGCAATAGACGGAACGCCGGCCGGAGTGGAAACCGGCGCCGGGCAGGACGATACATTGCTGTTAAGAACAAGAAAATAG
- a CDS encoding serine/threonine-protein kinase, producing MLEIPKQIWQKIAGYGKPQQVFRTNHENVLCWKAIRKADKKPVVIKLFEWVIIEEANAEIKAARTIKDIDHPNLIKIFDVGEDEDIGVYYVMEHWGDDLRNTIRVKPDPRITVEIIKQVLEGLTELHRHKMTHRDVKPENIFIRGSITKLGDYGLVKSQRYVTQLTTIAGTRDYMAPEIASGNYDRTVDIYSTGIVLRELLSWKRPPFTNNIKPIDVSDILWDIIKTATADRVRDRFKTTDEFIQALEGEIKSGIRSIAAKIILDKMKNKELATGTKSALLPEASNDDKKPIFQKLDIQRYPPKPTLYGEQDKPGVLIQTLQAQLDDLAKGTDYEAMLKVARPLATEVERRFGKDNSRTADAYDRIGWVFLKMANYRESGNWYLDASKIDLKLYGEQSREYLGSLYRLAETHLAAEDSPSAEDYYNRMLTIMEKLPTKGHPEDAIIRNNLGAVNHLTKKYDDALKNYQQALTINEKHSKADGIAINLYNTGLAYEARGNKPAAEPLFKRAVHFAANAFKPGDPILQQIVTKGEQAEKMIVISPQQIKIPLKTKS from the coding sequence ATGTTAGAAATCCCCAAACAAATCTGGCAAAAGATAGCCGGCTACGGCAAGCCTCAACAGGTTTTCCGGACCAATCACGAAAATGTCCTATGCTGGAAGGCCATCCGCAAGGCCGACAAGAAACCGGTTGTAATTAAACTGTTTGAATGGGTGATTATAGAGGAAGCTAATGCCGAGATAAAGGCCGCCCGAACAATTAAAGATATTGATCATCCAAACCTGATTAAAATCTTTGATGTGGGCGAAGATGAGGATATTGGTGTCTATTACGTAATGGAGCACTGGGGCGATGATTTACGCAATACCATCCGGGTCAAACCCGACCCCAGGATTACCGTTGAAATTATCAAGCAGGTACTGGAAGGCCTGACGGAACTGCATAGGCATAAGATGACTCACCGGGATGTCAAGCCGGAAAATATTTTTATTAGAGGTAGTATAACTAAATTAGGCGATTACGGGCTGGTCAAGTCCCAGCGCTATGTAACACAGCTCACCACTATTGCCGGCACACGGGATTATATGGCGCCAGAAATTGCATCGGGCAATTATGACCGCACGGTTGATATCTATTCTACAGGTATAGTGCTAAGAGAATTGTTATCATGGAAACGACCCCCGTTTACGAATAATATTAAACCGATAGATGTTTCTGATATTCTCTGGGATATTATTAAAACGGCAACCGCAGACAGAGTAAGGGATCGTTTTAAGACTACAGATGAATTTATTCAAGCCTTAGAAGGCGAAATCAAATCCGGCATCAGGTCAATAGCAGCTAAAATTATATTAGACAAAATGAAAAATAAGGAACTAGCCACTGGTACAAAATCTGCATTACTGCCGGAGGCGTCTAATGATGATAAAAAACCAATTTTCCAAAAACTAGATATCCAACGTTACCCGCCCAAGCCGACGCTTTACGGCGAGCAGGATAAGCCGGGAGTATTGATTCAGACGCTCCAGGCGCAGCTTGATGATTTGGCAAAGGGCACTGATTATGAAGCAATGCTCAAGGTGGCTCGGCCGCTGGCAACTGAGGTGGAACGCCGTTTCGGCAAGGACAATTCCCGCACTGCTGATGCCTATGACCGGATTGGTTGGGTCTTCCTCAAGATGGCTAATTACCGCGAGTCCGGCAACTGGTATTTGGATGCGTCTAAGATTGACCTTAAACTCTATGGCGAACAATCTAGAGAATATCTGGGCAGTTTGTATCGCCTGGCCGAAACCCATCTGGCCGCAGAGGACTCTCCGTCGGCTGAAGATTATTACAATCGGATGTTAACGATAATGGAAAAACTTCCTACAAAAGGTCATCCGGAAGACGCTATTATCCGCAATAACCTCGGCGCGGTTAATCACCTTACCAAGAAATATGATGATGCACTTAAGAACTATCAACAGGCGCTGACCATAAACGAGAAGCACTCCAAAGCCGATGGGATAGCCATAAACCTTTATAATACGGGATTGGCTTATGAAGCAAGGGGCAACAAACCCGCGGCTGAGCCGCTGTTCAAGCGCGCCGTCCATTTCGCCGCCAATGCCTTCAAACCCGGCGACCCGATATTACAACAGATAGTTACCAAAGGCGAACAGGCTGAAAAAATGATAGTCATCAGCCCACAGCAGATAAAGATACCGCTGAAGACTAAGAGTTGA